The genomic region ACTTAGGTATTACTGTATGGAAACAGTGATTTGACCAGCCTCTACCTTggaaccccccaaaaaaataaatcctgcGTTTCTGAGAGGACATgcaaaatgtacacacactgacaaaaccCTCATGTATTcctaccaccacacacacacacaaacatctgaacATCCTTCATACATTTTTTTGGTCCAGTAAATTTGTACAAAAAGATCTGTTTATGTAAACCAGGTCCACTAATTAAAGTCACATATTAGCAAGGATGAagatagagcagtgtgtgtgtgtgtctgttatgcAGTTGCCTGTGTGTACCCACTAGGTGAATACAGTCCAATTCTGGGCCACTGTGAAAGTTGCtggagggttgtgtgtgtgtgtgtgtgtatgtgtactcaGACGTAACTCGTTTTGGTCATCTCAGTCAGCATGGAGTTATTGTGTGGAAGTGTGtaaatattgtgtttttttttttgtttttttttgctttagtcTATATCCAGGTCACTGTCAGAGTCGTTGGTGTTGCCGGTGCGAATGGATGaatgcgtgtttgtgtgttggtgtttttcaGGGAGCAGCCCGTACTCCTGCAGCAGTGCCTCCACGTCAGTGGCGTAGAAGTCGTCCCCTAGCTGGTCAGAGACACGGACCAGGTTGCCCACCAGATCGCCACCGCGGTACAGTAGCAGTGCGGGCAGCGCCGAGCTGCGGAACAGAGCACTGGTGCCCAGTACTGAGCCCTGTGCTGCACAGAACTTCAcctgcaaacacaaacacacagaacttACAACATGGACATCCAGtacacagcaataaaaaaaatggcacgAGTCACATAAGTGTGTGTTTCTTGAGCTTacataaaataaagtataaaaaagCATATAACGGGCTGCCTGAGCCCTGCTCTTGACCATGGATTGCTGATTACTGGATTGTATTGTTGATTTCTCACTTGTCTGATCTTCGAGTCTGTTGTCAGGCTTGTtaccaaaacaacaaaactgaaACCTCACACCTCTTCAGGAGCAGCCTAATTCAGcattaacaaaatattacatttgaaTGAAGtggtgtatatacactgaccaggcataacattatgaccacctgcctaataccgTGCTGATGcttattttgctgccaaaaacagccctgacccactacgcactgtgtattctgacacctttttttttttattatcagaaccagcattaatttcttcagcaatttgagcgacagtagctcgtctgttggatcggatcacacgggttccccacatgcatcaaggAAACTTGTTCACCCATGACCACGTCTccgggttcaccactgttccttccttggactactgcagaccaggatcaccccacaagagctgcagttttggagatgctctgatccagtagtctagccatcacaatttggcccttgtcaaacttgctcaaatcctcatgcttgcccatttttcctgcttctaacgcatcaattttgaagacaaaatgttcacttgctgcctaatatatcccacccactaacaggtgccatgatgaggagatcatcagtcttactggcacctctcagtggtcataatgttatgcctgatcggtgtaagtgtGGGCAGTTTCATTCACGAGACACTACAGTACATTAAGGTCATGAAATCAGAATTCTGCAAATGCCCTTATCATCATAACAGAGCTGCACCTCAGCTCTTAGATCCCTGCTTAAGCAAAAATGCAGTTTCCTGTTAGCATGTTTGTACTACTCCTAATCCCCACTGAGCACATAATGACATTAGTATTTCTGTAAGCTTTTGGAAGATGCTCTTCACCTCTGGGTATTGCAGAGCGAGACAAATCAGGCTTCCCTCCATGGCCTGGCAGGCAGGCACGTCGGGCTCGAAAATGTGCACCAGTACTAGAGTGCTTCTGCCCTCTTCGTCAATGGCACGCAGGAACTCCTCGCCTGAGGAAATGGAGATGACGCGTTCGAAACGTCGCCCACCACTCAGCTGCCGCCTCATTTCCTCCATACGCTGCAGCCGGTACTGCTGGAGGAAAGCTTCGTCATCGTCgtcatcctcttcctcatcgACTCGCAGCGTTACCTGaaggaaaacaaagaaagataAATTCTTTGGAAGTCAGTGGGGAGCATCACAAGAGGTGCATCCCAAACCTCACACCGTTTTATTCTACTCATTTTGTAGCATAAATAATATGATTATTGTGTATGCACTGAAAATTCTGATAAGAAGTGAATTTCAAGTACCAGgatgatcaaataaataaaaaaatttaaaaaaatgtagcaTGGCATGTTAGACACGATCACAGCTTTGCTCATATAGAAAAAGAAGGGCGGGGCTACAAGGTGCCGACGCAggacgagaaaaaaaaagtaggatAAGTACAGGGCATTTTACAAATGTCTTATAAACTAGCCCACGTTGtatgatatttatttttcaacatttctaCCATTTAGCTATCTTTATTTTTACTCATGACAAGTGTTCAGCTTTTGTGTCCTCAGTATACTGAAGAATAAAATGAATGTAAACTGCTACTGAGGTTTCAGCATACTCAAAACATGGTACTTTGTATttgcttttaaatatttcactgtTGTCTGGTGTAAGGCCAAGAACTGCTTTTAACCTGTTTTTCTCCCCCACAGGAAAATTTTTCATCCACAGACACGCTCCTCTGACTGCACTCTCGACATTAGCTCTGAATTTAAAAGCTGTGACTTTAAAAGCAGGGCACAGCATTTGGAAGTTGCATAATTTCAGGATTAGGCTTGTTTTTGgagcacatacactatattgccaaaagttttgggagaCCCCTCCAAAtaactgaattcaggggttggacttggccccttagttccagtgaaaggaactcttaatgcttcagcataccaagacattttggacaatttcatgctcctaactttgtgggaacagtttggggatgaccccttcctgttccaacatgattgcacaccagtgcacaaagcaaggtccataaagacatggatgagtgagtttggtgtggaggaaattcctgagtcctgacctcaacctgatagaacacctttgggatgaattagagcggagactgtgagccattccaaaactgggacgtctacctttacatgcacatgaatgtagtATGCACCCCAACCCAGAAGGTTTGTATTCTGTTCTCCTTATCATAAAATGTTTTACACATTATATGGAAATACACTTGTCTGTACTTTGCATCTAACCTTGCCATTAAGCTTGTCTTGCAGCTCCTTCTGCTTCTGCTTGTCCATTTCTTCATCCAGATGTGATCTGCAAGTCATGCTGAGCTTCTTTATCAGACGCTCCATCTCCTTCTGTTGCTCGGCTCGCTGTTCCGTCTCAAGCTGCTTGTACTTCCTCCAGTCGTTGATAACACCTTTTGGACCTGCAAGTGTACATACGCatatatacacgcatacacagtGGTCAGAAATGGTACCGCCTTGTTCTCCCATATAAGCAcaatttagcatttttaaaattaatcgATCTAAATATACAAAGGACCTAAAAgatttcaataaaaaacattaaaagaaaaaaaaaaaataataataataatacaggatagggcacaaggcaggggacatccTGGACAAGGTGCCAACCCACTGCAGGACACAATCTcgtactcattcacacataaaCTTAAATATACAACACTGTATTTATTGATGCAACACTGTGTggaatcaataaataaatgcataaaagcATTACAGTCACCTTGCATTAGTGTGGGTGTCTCATTTGGCTGATGTAAGCACTTATTGTTATTCTCATGCTGTGACAGATTATCTAATAATTGTCAGTAATATTCTGTGTACTCCTATTTTCGTGTCTGATCTGGCTTTTTTATGGCAAGTAAGAAATATTTCTCTTGAAACATTTAGAAAAGCAGGTGCAAGATTAGGgagaggattaaaaaaaaagatgaatgacAAGGGTGGGACTTAGGGTATGCTAaatctgtgacctattgaatcagtgttaatgtattcactgatagagacttcaaagcacttctgtacatcgctctggatgaGCCGGTCTGCCAAAtggtagaaatgtaaatgtaggagGAGATAAAATACATACCGGTGTTAACAGCAGTGCCATCAGGACTGTAGTCGATCTCAGGCTGCAGCACTTCTTGGTCCCTGATGGTTTTAGACTGgccttcttcttcctcatgaTCGCTCTCCTCGTCCTCACTGCTGCTGTAGTAGTACTGCAGCTTCTCCCCCAGGAGCTTGTCGTCCAGAGTCGTCATGACCAGGGGCTGTGCAGAAAGGGTGGGagggaaaaaatacagaaaagaagGTTTGAAATTGTCATGACAGCAAGGCTGAACTAAAATTAAACAACTTGAAACATCAGGAAGTGATATTTTGTTCATTCTCAGTGGTTCATTGTGTTGGGACCAACGGTTCTCAATCCTGTTAACAGTGAGCTCAATTTCAGCCAACCACTCCTTAAcagatttttaataaacatctgTATGTGTACAGATCATTTCTGTTTATTACAATCTAAGTATGGATCTTTCCATTCCTCCATTTTTACACAGAACGATTTATTTTTGCCTCATTGAGGTTTGGATTAATCCCATCCAAATCAGGAGAACAGATATAAAGGTGGGTTGTGATTTAAACcactcatttattaataataataaaaaaacagcaaccGTACAGACGCCTGATTATGTTTCAGAAACCTCACTTTACGAAATATGACTGGATTTAGTAGCCTCTCATCAATGTGTCCATCTTTACTCAGAATCTGGATTAGACCTACTGTTCATTTACACATAATGATGTAGAGAAAGATTTATCACGTTgctaatttatttacataccagtattaaaaataaatgatttaatccATTATTATACAAACCCCAATTCAAGCACTGATCCACATTATCCACTCGCTGCACCTCTAGTATTACAAATAGAcagcttttgtttttctattcttGATATAACACTATCACAGCTTTGattcaggaatagtttgatgaACAGTTTGGtcttcaaattccccagatctcaatccaatccaacatctgtgggatgttctggacaaacaagtctgatccatggtaGCCCCACCTCTTaacctacaggacttaaagaatctgctgctaacatcttggtgccagataccacagcacacctttagggatttagtggagtccatatctcaacaggtcagggctgttttggcagtgaaagggggaccaaaacaatattaggcaggtggtcatgatgaTGTGGCTAAtcggggtgtgtgtatgtatgcatatatgcatataaataaataaataaatacacacacacacatatatatatatatatatatatatatatatatatatattattctttggaaagctgctgtaacaggaatttccctcatggaatctatctatctatctatctatctatctatctatctatctatctatctatctatcttctgaTCACAACCCACCTTTATATCTGTTCTCCTGAATTAaatgggtttaatccaaacctcagtGACTCAAAAACAAATGGGTCTGTGTAAAAATGGAGGAATAAAAAGATCCAGagttcattttaataaacagaaatgatCTGTACACCCAAATGCAATTTAAAACCAGTTCAGTATTTCACATCAGTATCAATACCAAAACAATGCTTAGTATTAGATCAGTGCatccctgtgtgtttgtgtgtgtgatggctatACCAACCAGCATCTAGAAATTTGCATggtactcacacactcttaaaatATAACCAGAAGTGTATgatatacaaaatacaaaatcgTTTTGGGAAGCTCTAGCTAAAAAAACATCTTAGTATGGATTTATATTACAAACAGAATTCACAGTGTTTCTACATTCCCCAAAATGCCTTTCAGCTACCAGATAGAGGCATCACTGGGAATTCATCTCAGCCTATAGAGAGTGATGCAGTGGTGCTTTAGTCCTTCAGTCTGTCCAGCTTTCAGTcagatcagcttccaaagctTCTACTTTCATgccaacatcatcaccatcatcaccaccatcacgcTGGTCATTTTGTAATTCACTAGTTGAGCTGAGGATCTGCCGCAGAGCATTCTGGGAGTACAGAGTCTGTTGTCATTGGACCAATAACACTTCTGCTTAAGATCACGGAAATGTACATCTCCTATTAAACGCCATTACACCTACAATAGCAATAACAGTATGCTTCTGTGATGTCAGGTTGCCAAACAACCTCCAACATCTCACGAGagtaataaaaatacagcacaGACCAAAGGAACATCTCGCGAAGTTGATGCAAATCATCTTAACAAAATAGCAGTGGCTCAATCCCAAACGGCTCGGTGGCAGTGACAAAGTGCACTAGATACACTCTAGAAGCCCGTTACTTTACGCCCTCAGTAGTGAGCCTCTACAGGCAGCATGGCGGGATTTGGAATTCAGCCCGATTAGCTAATAACTTCAGCTAGCGAGGCAATCTTTGTTTTAGGAACAGCAGAAAAGAGAATCCGACTGTCTAGCTGTCacatattttgttctttttaaataacaactaaaagcataaagtgatattttatGTTTGAAGCTGCTGCTTGTCAAGATACAATTTTAGACTAGACTCAGCTTATCTGGCTAGCAGGCTAACAAGCTAGCAAGCGTCATTTGGACTAAAATAGAGCAAAGCTAAAATACAGTTCCTGAGTTTGTCTACAATGAGTTCAATCACTGaaacataataaaacagaaaaaacacgTCGATCTTACCCAAACAATATCTTTGTGAAAAAAATTAAGAAGTGTTGAGATTTCCGCGACCTTTTCTGATGCTACTATATGTCACCTTCCTCCGTCAACATTAAACCAACCAATCAAACAGCGGTGTAGATGAATGACATCGACGGGAACCAATCAAAACACGACTTTACTGTTCAGGGCGTTTTGCATGCTGTAGCAtacaattttaatattttacatttacttatCTTTATATCTGGAtagaagtattattattaatcgaGAGTTTACTGCATGCATGttattaaaaacagatttttgaGCACAGAAACGTGTTGTCATGTcgaattttaataaaacaaatcataTGTAAATACTGGGTTTAACAGGTATGGTCACCATTTTCCAGAAACTACACATCTGTTCAGTGATATCCCCATGTGCAGAAAAGCTggatctcttcttcttcttcttcttcttccacttTTCTGAGGACCTCCACCCACCGATTGCTGCACTCCTCCCAGTGCACAATCTCTCCATCCTCCACAAGTACAAATTTCCACTCCACCTGGATGTCCAAAGGAAAGACGATGCTGCAAAACCAGAATCCATCCTCTGCTTTCCTCAGGGGAACAAAACTCTTCCAGGCCCCGAGGTTATGATGGTTCCCAGTTACAGCTAGAGTTTGTCTTGAGGACTGTGTCACATAGTGAACTCTGAATCTCACTCGTCGTGTTTTTATGTTCTGGATCCTGGTGGAAAAGGTGCCACTTTCAAACTCCTCGACTAGTGAATCTAGTGTGGCTTGGAATTTTCGATGATGCGCATCTCTGGCTTTCTCCAGGTCCTCTGATATCTTCCAGCTctctattttatgtttttttttcggTGTACAAATGAAGGGACTTGCTCACTTTAGCCTTTGCTAATGCTGAGCTCTCTGGCTGATGTACTTTGCTTGATTTCTTCGTGACACTGATGCAATGTTTCCTGAGACTTGAGGTGCATTTGTCATTTGAGACAAACTGCTCGTTGCCACTTCTTGGGCTCCTCAGCTTCTTGTTcgccttttctttctgtctctccttgctgtttgttttctctaAATGGCTAGAAGTTTTGGAATCCAGATGCTGATAATCTGGAGAATCCTGCTCCTTAAATTCAGCTGATGCTTGATGGCATGACATGGTCAGAAtgatagaaataaaaagagaaactgtaaaaatgacaaaaaatgtcTTGCCTTTTAGGAACTCTGGACTACAACTGCATCAACTGTGGCTCTTAAATAATCATGGTGTAACTGACACCAATTAATCATTACAAAACAATGGGGATCCACAAAGAACAAAGAGTGAAATGATAAAGTGAACTGTTGATCTAATCACTTATCTCACTGTCAGATGCAAAGAGCAACTCAAATTTTGTAAGAGCCCATTTTCCTAGTGTTTGTGCTGAAAGCCCAATCCTCTATCAACCACAAGAATGCTTAAATACATCTTACAAAATGTTAGTATTTAACCTTTAAGACAGTAAATGCATTCTCTTGTTTTTGCTACACACTGAATATATAATTGAGTTTGAGATCAGAAGATGAATATGAGGATATAGATCAAAATTTCAGCTTTCACTTCCTGATATTTGCATCTAGCCATGTTAAATATCATAGATCACGGCATCTTTGGTGCCAGACCAAAAGTACTGGAACAgtctttaaagtaaattaagGTAAACAAAACTTAATATTCAGTTGCATATCCCTTACTTGCAATAACTACTTTAAGCCATTGACCGACTGATATCACTGTGATGCTTTTCCTTTGTACCTTTGTGTCCTTTGCTTCTTTCAGTTGATGTTTGCTCTGAGTTGTTTCTCATTTTAatctcctcttcaggaggtggAATGCTGCTCAGTTTGGTTAAGTTCTGGTGTTTGACTTGGTCAGTCTAAATCCTTCCAATTTTTTCCTGTGCCCTTTGTATTTGCTGTGCAtgtttttgggtcattgtcttgctgcatgatgaagttcctccaaaTTAGATTGAATGCATttcagacaaaatgttcatgtaCACTTTATTCAATCTGCTGCTATCAGTCATGATTAATATGATAATGATTAGTGAGTCTGCTCCAGGTTAGAGGTtaatcttggtgccagaacttTTATGgttcatctctgtatttctttggaAGGTA from Hemibagrus wyckioides isolate EC202008001 linkage group LG18, SWU_Hwy_1.0, whole genome shotgun sequence harbors:
- the pdcl gene encoding phosducin-like protein, which translates into the protein MTTLDDKLLGEKLQYYYSSSEDEESDHEEEEGQSKTIRDQEVLQPEIDYSPDGTAVNTGPKGVINDWRKYKQLETEQRAEQQKEMERLIKKLSMTCRSHLDEEMDKQKQKELQDKLNGKVTLRVDEEEDDDDDEAFLQQYRLQRMEEMRRQLSGGRRFERVISISSGEEFLRAIDEEGRSTLVLVHIFEPDVPACQAMEGSLICLALQYPEVKFCAAQGSVLGTSALFRSSALPALLLYRGGDLVGNLVRVSDQLGDDFYATDVEALLQEYGLLPEKHQHTNTHSSIRTGNTNDSDSDLDID